One window of Amaranthus tricolor cultivar Red isolate AtriRed21 chromosome 13, ASM2621246v1, whole genome shotgun sequence genomic DNA carries:
- the LOC130798040 gene encoding tRNA (guanine(9)-N1)-methyltransferase, whose protein sequence is MEEASNEPNMAAIAEKPSSDSISTSPIPQTLSKTAQKKLMKQQRFEAKKAEKKAQAKEHKRREKERKQKEWEEMLSKVSSEEEKLKIIETRRAVRKERMEKRSEEKGQKLERLSWAKLHGQKIVIDLEFSHLMTPNELHSLVQQIMYCYAVNGRCTSPSHLWLTGCEGIMGTHLKRIPGFDKWIIEKENQSYIEAFHDQKENLVYLTADAETVLDDLDPKKIYIIGGLVDRNRWKGLTMKKAEEQGIQAAKLPIGTYLKMSSSQVLTVNQVVEILLKYLEIRDWKTSFFQVIPQRKRYEADTDDQDKELEHEGGTENDSCADSQKKLKLSDIELEPSESDRLGEVSEPEATEKAVECDKSEDDKN, encoded by the exons ATGGAGGAAGCGAGCAATGAACCGAACATGGCCGCCATTGCTGAAAAACCTTCATCAGACTCAATCTCAACTTCACCAATACCTCAAACTCTATCAAAAACTGCCCAGAAGAAGCTAATGAAGCAACAAAGATTCGAAGCGAAGAAGGCTGAGAAGAAGGCTCAAGCCAAGGAGCATAAGAGACGAGAGAAAGAGCGCAAACAGAAAGAATGGGAGGAAATGTTGTCTAAAGTATCATCTGAAGAAGAAAAACTGAAGATAATAGAGACTAGAAGGGCGGTGAGAAAGGAGAGAATGGAGAAAAGATCGGAGGAGAAAGGGCAGAAATTGGAAAGACTTTCTTGGGCTAAACTTCATGGTCAGAAAATTGTTATTGATCTTGAATTTTCTCATCTTATGACACCCAATGAACTCCATAGTCTTGTTCAACAG ATAATGTATTGCTATGCGGTTAATGGTAGGTGCACATCTCCAAGCCATCTGTGGTTGACTGGATGTGAGGGTATCATGGGAACACACTTGAAAAGAATTCCAGGTTTTGATAAGTGGATCATTGAGAAAGAAAACCAATCTTATATTGAAGCTTTTCATGATCAGAAAGAGAATCTGGTTTATTTAACTGCTGATGCTGAAACAGTTTTGGATGATTTAGACcccaagaaaatatatataattggtGGTTTGGTTGATCGAAATCGGTGGAAAGGACTAACTATGAAGAAAGCTGAAGAGCAAGGTATCCAAGCAGCAAAGCTACCTATTGGGACTTACTTGAAGATGTCGAGTTCACAG GTACTTACTGTAAACCAAGTGGTCGAGATACTTCTGAAGTACTTGGAGATAAGAGATTGGAAGACATCTTTCTTTCAGGTGATTCCTCAGCGAAAACGATATGAAGCAGACACAGATGATCAAGATAAAGAATTGGAACACGAAGGGGGAACCGAAAATGATAGTTGTGCTGATAGTCAAAAGAAACTGAAATTATCTGATATAGAACTGGAGCCAAGTGAAAGTGATAGACTTGGTGAAGTTTCAGAACCAGAAGCAACTGAGAAAGCAGTAGAATGTGATAAAAGTGAAGACGATAAGAATTGA
- the LOC130798042 gene encoding outer envelope pore protein 24, chloroplastic-like: MMKASLKGKYEYDADKAATSAISTLAIPVGDFKLRTSLTDATFLKGPSLNGLLFSLEKPGFFIFDYNVPKKDFRFQFMNSIRVLEKPLNMTYIHHKGDNRTILEGSLVLDSCNKVSANHMMGSKNGKFKYSYVHQGVTTFEPCFDLGKNSWDFALSRKVYGDDVVKASYQTSNQNLGLEWSRNSKTNGCFKVSAIFNLAEEVKVPKLFAESTWNFEM, encoded by the exons ATGATGAAGGCATCTTTGAAGGGCAAATACGAATACGATGCTGATAAAGCCGCCACTTCCGCCATCTCTACTCTCGCCATTCCTGTTGGAGATTTCAAGCTTCGTACTTCTTTAACTGATGCTACTTTTCTCAAAGGTCCTTCTCTTAATGGCCTTCTTTTCTCTCTCGAGAAACCTGGTTTCTTCATTTTTGACTACAATGTTCCCAAGAAG GATTTTCGGTTTCAGTTCATGAATTCAATTAGGGTTCTTGAGAAGCCTTTGAATATGACTTATATTCACCATAAAGGTGATAATAGGACCATTTTGGAGGGTTCTTTGGTACTGGATTCTTGTAATAAGGTTTCTGCTAATCATATGATGGGTTCAAAGAACGGAAAATTTAAGTATAGTTATGTTCATCAAGGGGTTACGACCTTTGAGCCATGCTTTGATTTGGGAAAAAATTCATGGGATTTTGCTTTGTCAAGGAAGGTTTATGGAGATGATGTTGTCAAGGCTTCTTATCAGACCTCTAATCAGAATCTTGGCTTGGAGTGGTCTAGAAATTCTAAAACAAATGGATGTTTTAAG GTTTCAGCAATCTTCAATCTGGCGGAGGAAGTTAAAGTGCCAAAATTATTTGCCGAGAGCACATGGAACTTTGAAATGTGA
- the LOC130798041 gene encoding uncharacterized protein LOC130798041 yields the protein MTKQQDDEFPPIWTELKLPSLLFRDSVQKIHARIEAEWDPLQRTACQTAAGRALWKHVTNDMLAELLAGRNQLTSFYEKIRRDCLNRAHEVSGVILAVRTLWFDSKLDAAVSFFNNNEMLQVVLLGAGMDTRAYRLKCLTNSHVFEVDFPQVLQMKASLLQEAIIPREDQQDMEMKAKKLTSVEADIKGQDWHEKLLNSGFQPQKNTVWILEGLLYYLSNCDAINVLKTIASHCTLSTTVVLADFMNKQSTMLSNSTFQFYCDYPDELLPSLGFSNVELSQIGDPDAHFGLLDDPMNMFNKLRNIPRSVEVNPEDGTPCCRLYLVQASGSPSKTSN from the exons ATGACCAAACAACAAGACGATGAATTCCCACCAATCTGGACCGAGTTAAAGCTTCCTAGCTTGCTGTTCCGAGACTCGGTTCAAAAAATTCATGCCCGAATTGAGGCTGAATGGGATCCCTTACAGCGTACTGCTTGTCAAACTGCTGCTGGTCGAGCTTTGTGGAAGCATGTCACTAATGACATGCTTGCAGAATTACTTGCAGGACGGAATCAGCTCACGAGTTTTTATGAAAAGATACGGAGAGACTGTCTGAATCGAGCTCACGAGGTTTCTGGTGTCATCCTTGCTGTTCGAACCCTATGGTTCGACTCCAAACTTGATGCTGCAGTGAGTTTCTTTAACAACAACGAGATGTTACAAGTTGTTCTTCTTGGCGCAG GTATGGATACTAGAGCATACCGGTTAAAGTGCTTGACAAATAGCCACGTCTTTGAGGTCGATTTTCCTCAAGTTCTACAAATGAAGGCATCTCTTCTACAGGAAGCAATAATACCCAGAGAAGATCAGCAAGATATGGAGATGAAAGCTAAGAAACTAACCAGTGTGGAAGCTGACATTAAAGGTCAAGATTGGCACGAAAAGCTTCTAAATTCGGGATTTCAGCCACAGAAGAATACAGTTTGGATTCTCGAAGGGCTTCTCTATTATCTTTCCAATTGTGATGCAATCAACGTGCTAAAGACGATAGCGTCCCATTGTACTCTTAGTACGACTGTGGTACTTGCAgatttcatgaacaaacaatcaacaatgctTTCAAACTCGACTTTTCAGTTCTACTGTGATTATCCGGATGAACTCCTACCTTCTCTAGGATTTTCAAATGTTGAACTATCACAGATTGGAGATCCAGATGCCCATTTTGGGCTCCTGGATGATCCGATGAATATGTTCAATAAACTCCGGAACATACCAAGATCAGTTGAAGTAAATCCGGAGGATGGAACACCATGTTGTCGCCTGTATCTAGTACAAGCTTCTGGATCTCCCAGTAAAACATCTAATTGA